The window CGATCCCCAGGTGGGTGAAGTCGCGCTTGAGGATGTTGGCGCGGTGGCCCGGGCTGTTCATCCAGCCCTCCACGACCTCGGCGGGGGAGCGCTGGCCGCACGCTATGTTCTCGCCGATCGAACGCCGCGTGGAGCCCGCGGCGGCGGCCCGGTCCCAGGGCTGACCCCCTTCGGGCGAGGTGTGGGAGTAGAAGGCGCGGGCCGCCATGTCCGCGCTGTACGCCTGCGCGGCGGTGGTGAGCACGGGGTCGACGGACAGGGGGCGCAGCCCGGCCCCGGCCCGCTCCCGGTTGGTGAGCTCGACGACCTCGGCCGCCGTGCGGGACAGGTCGCCCGGCGTGAGCGGCCTGGCCCACAGCGCGGTCCAGTAGGTGTCGCCCGAGCGGCCGCCCGTGACATGCGCCAGGGCGGCGTGGGTGAAGGCCGGGTCGTGCAGGGTGCGGCGGGGGTGTTCGGTGCGCAGGCAGTACGCGACGAACTCGGCGGGTGTGCGGGGGCCGGAGACCAGGTGCTCGCCGACGGTGAGATACGCGTACCCGGCGGTGGTGATGCGCTGGTACACGGAGACACCGTCGCGGCCCTCGACGCCGAGCCGTCCTGCCGCGGCCATGGCGGAGGCGTGGGCCTGGGCGGCGGAGGCGAGGCGGGCGTCGAGGGTGACCGGCGGTGAACCTGCCTCGGCGCGGGCGGAGTTGACCAGGCCCAGGAAGCCGTCGCGATCCGGGAACGGGGCATGCGGGGTGGAGACGGCGGAGAGGGTCTGCATCGAGGGCCGTGCGGGAGGCACCGGGGGAGCGGTGGGCATGGGAGGAGCGGCGGGTGGGGGTGCGGGTGGTGCGACGGGCGACGGCGGGGCAGGTGCCGACGGGACCGGCGAGGGCGTCGCATCCTCGATGACGTCGACCCCGAAATCGCGCGCGAGCCCCGCCAGCCCGTCCGCGTACCCCTGCCCCAGGGCCCGCAGCTTCCAGCCGCCGCCACGACGGTAGATCTCCGCGAGCAGCAGCACGGTCTCCTGCCGCGGGCGCGGCGGGGCGAACCGGGCGATCGGGTGGCCGCCCGGGCCGGTGACCTGGAGCGTGGGGGAGGGCAGGCGGCCCAGGGGAGTGCCGGGGTCGGCGGGGCTGACGACCACCGTGACCCGGGTGGCCCCGGGGCGCAGTCGCAGTGGGTCGAGGGTCAGGGTGTCGCCGTGGAGCCGGGCACCCGGAGCGGACGGCTGGTTGTAGAACACGAAGTCGGCGTCGCCCCGGACCTTGCCGCTGTCGTCGGTGACGAGCGCGGACACGTCGAAGGGGCCGGTCACCCGGACGCTCACGCTGCCGCCCGGGAGGGGCAGATTGCCCCCGGGAACCAACTCGTTCATCGTGCCGTCCTGGTGGGTGCTTCGAGATCCGGTGGGGATGTCCGGAAAACGTCCCCGGGATCTCGTGGGTTCCCGCCGGCCGGGATGACGGTGTGCGCCCGCCCTCAGCTCGGGTTCACGCCCAGGGGGACCCCGGGCGCTACGTCCTCGTGCCGTTCGACGGGCGCGGAACCGCGCTGCGCCTTCGTCTGCTTGCCGCAGAACGCGGACTCCAGCGTGCCCAGCATGGAGTTGAGGACCGTGCCGTTGTTGGAGGTGTTGGCTACCGCGGCGAGGCTGCGCCTGCCGTCCTTGGACGCGAACGCATACGTGTAGTAGCCCTGGACGGCGCCCGTGTGGCCGTAGACGGAGACCCCGCACGACAGGTCGCGGCGCCGCAGCCCGAGCCCGTACGCCTGCGAGGTGCCCGACGGCACCCACCGCTCCATCTGGGCCAGTTGCGCCCCGGAGGTCAGCCGGCCGCCGAGCAGCGCCGACAGGAAGGTGTTGAGATCCCGCGTGCTGGAGATCATCGCGCCCGCACTCTGCGCCCAGGACACCGTCTGCTCGGTGGAGTCGACGAGCGCCGCTCCGGCCGCGTCCGGGGTGAGATAGCCGCGGGCGTGCCGGCCGGGGATCTTCGTGCCGGGGTGCACGTAGAAGGTGTCGCGCAGCTTCAGCGGGTCGATGATCCGGTCCTTGTACTCGGTCCCCACCCAGTGCCCGGTCAGTTTCTCGATGAGCATGCCGGCGACGACGAAGTTGGTGTTGGAGTAGGAGTACGCGCCACCGGGCTCGGTGGTGCGTGGCTTGCTCAGGGACCGGTTCACCAGTTGCCGGTAGGTGAACACCTTGGTGCGGACCGCCTCGAAGCCGGGAACCGTCCGCGCGAACATCTCGTTGGTGTAGTCGTGCAGGCCACTGCGGTGGCTCAGCACATGGCGCACGGTGATGCGGTCGTCGGGCAGCAGCCCCGGCAGATAGCGGTTGACCGGGGCGTCCAGCTTCAGCTTCTTCTCGTCGACCAGTTGCAGCAGGACGACGGCCGAGAAGACCTTGGTGACGCTGCCGATGCGGAACCGGTCGGCGTTGCTGATGGCCCGTCCGGACTTCCGATCGGCGACACCGACGGCCGCCCAGTGGATCGTGTCGCGGTCGTCGAGGCGTGCCATCGCGCCGGGTGCGCCCTGCCGCCGCACCGTGTTCAGGACGTTCCACACGCCCGTGACGTCCGGTTCGGCCAGTGCGCGCGCCGAGGCGTCGGCCGTGGTGGTGCCGGGTTCCCGCGTGGCGGCGTGTGCGGGAACCGCCAGGAGCGACACGAGGGCCGCCGCTGCCGCCGTACCTCGGACCACCGATGCTGAGACCATCCGGATTCCTCCCAATTCTGTCGATGTGCTGCTGATACGAGAACGATCACCTTCGTGCGGGGCAACGTTCTCGCATCCCGTCACATCGCCACAGACGACGCGCAGTTGGACGACAGCGGACCGCCGGGAGGGAGTCCTTCAGTGAATCCTGCTTCTTTTATTGACGGCGGAAAATAAGGGCTCTAGGTTCCGGGCATGACCTCGACCCGCCGTGCCGAGACGTTCCCGGCGAACACGCCGGCCGCCTCGCAGATCTTCACCACGGTCCTCTCCCACGGGCCGCTCACCCGCCTGGAGGTGGCCCGGCGGGCGGGACTGTCCCCGGCGGCCGTCACCAAGGCGGTACGGCCCCTCATCGAGGCCGGCTACCTGGTGGAGGACGCGGACGAGCCGGCCCGCCCCGCGCTCGGCCGCCCCGCCAACCCGGTGCGGGTCGACGGGGGACGGGCGCTGTTCATCGGCGTCAAGGTGACCGGCGACGAGATCATCGGCGTGCTCACCGACCTGTGCTGCCGCATCCGCGTCGCCCGCCACGCGCCGCTCGCGGACCGGGAACCGAAGGGCGTGCTGGCCTCGGTCGCCGAGCTGGCGGGCGAACTGCTCGCCGAGGCGGGCGACTTGGGCGTGCCGGTTCTCGGCCTCGGCATCGCCGTCTCCGGTGACGTCGACCGTGGCGCGGGCGTCGTCCGCTACTCACCGTTCCTGGAGTGGCGGGACGTGCCCCTCGCCGAACTCGCCGCCACGACCACCGGGTTGCCGGTCACCGTCGACAACGACGTACGGGCCCTCACCGTCGCCGAGCAGTGGTTCGGCGCCGGCGTGGGGCTGTCCGACTTCGCCGTGGTGACGGTCGGCGCCGGCATCGGCTGCGGGCTCGTGGTGCACGGCCGGGTGGTCGCCGGGGCACACGGTGTGGCCGGGGAGATCGGCCATGTGACCGTCGACCCGGCGGGCCCGCCCTGCCACTGCGGCAACCGCGGCTGCGTGGAGGCGATCGCGGGGGACGCCGCGATCGTCCGGCGGATCCGCGAGACCACGGGCGTCCAGGTCGCCGACGCCGCCGAGGCCGTGGAGTTGGCCCACCGAGGCAACGCCGGAGCGCGCGAGGCCTATGCGCGCGCGGGCGAGGCGATCGGCCGGGGCATCGCCACCGTGGCCAACCTGCTCGGCCCCGAGCGGGTGATCATCTCCGGTGAGGGCCTCGCCGCCCACGACCTGTTCGCCGAACAGATCCGCGACGCCTTCGCCGCGGCCGCGTTCGGCTCCGCCGCCCACTGCGACGTACAGACCCGCCCGCTGCCCTTCGACGAGTGGGCGCGGGGCGCCGCGGCCACCGCGATCCAGTCCTTCATCAGAGCCGACCAGCAGCAGTAGAGCCGCTGAAACCGCACCTGGAGGTACGACCCATGCGGTCATCCTCGTACTCCGTCATGCCCGCACGCACCCTGAGAGCGGTGGTGGTCCTGGCCCTCGCCGCCGGTGTGACCGCCGCCGTACCCGCCGCCCAGGCCGAGACCGCCGCACCGGCTCTCGCCGCCAAGCCCTACATGGGCTGGTCGAGCTGGAGCATGCAGTCCTCGAAGTATCCCGGCCTGAACCCGGACGGCGACTACAGCTACCTGACCGAGGCGAACGTCCTCAAGCAGGCCGGCGCCCTGGCCGCCAAGCTGAAGAAGTACGGCTACGAATACGTCAACATCGACGCCGGCTGGTGGCGCGACAAGGCATGGAAGCCCGGGTTCGACCGGTACGGACGCCAGCAGGCCGACCCGGTCCGCTTCCCCAGCGGCATGAAGGCCCTCGCCGACCGCATCCACGCCAAGGGCCTCAAGGCCGGCATCTATCTGCCGGTCGGCCTGGAGAAGGAGGCGTACGGCGACGGCAAGGTGCCCATCTGGAACGCCGACGGCTGTACCACCGCCGACATCGTCCACGACGACCTGCGCACGACCAACGGCTGGGACAGCGCGTACAAGCTCGACTTCTCCGACCCCTGCGCGCAGAAGTACGTCGACTCCCAGGCGAGCATGTTCGCCGACTGGGGCTACGACTTCCTCAAGCTCGACGGTGTCGGCCCCGGCTCCGGCAAGAACGGCGACCAGTACGACAACGTTGCCGACGTGGCCGCGTGGCAGAAGGCCATCGCCGCCACCGGCCGGCCCATCCACCTGGAACTGTCCTGGTCCCTCGACATCGGGCGCGTGGCCGACTGGAAGAAGCACTCCCAGGGCTGGCGCATCGACACCGACGTCGAGTGCTACTGCAACACCCTGGTCAGCTGGGAGAACTCCGTCGACGACCGCTGGGACGACGCCCCCGCCTGGACCCGGCACGCCGGCCCCGGCGGCTGGAACGACCTCGACTCCCTCGACGTCGGCAACGGCGAGATGGACGGCCTCACCAAGGCCGAGCGGCAGAGCTACGCCACCCTGTGGGCCATCGCCAAGTCCCCCCTCTACACCGGCGACGACCTCACCCGCCTCGACTCCTACGGCCTGTCCCTGCTGACCAACCGCGAGGTCATCGCCGTCAACCAGGGCGCCACCCCGCCCGCACGCCCCGTCACCCCCTCCGACCCCCAGCAGGTGTGGGCCGCGAAGAACCCCGACGGCACCTACACCGTCGCCCTGTTCAACCTCGCCGACGCCCCCGCCGCCGTCACCGCCCACTGGGCGTCCCTCGGCTTCACCGGCAAGGCCGCGGTACGCGACCTGTGGAACCACGAGAACCTCGGCAGCTACACGAACAAGATCACCCAGGCCCTGCCCGCCCACGGCTCCCGCCTCTTCACCGTCACGCCGCGCGGCAGCGCGCTCACCACGACCGCCTATGAAGCCGAGTCCCCGGCGAACACCCTCGGCGGCAACGCCTCCGTCGCCGACTGCTCGGCCTGCTCCGACGGCCGCAAGGTGGGCAACCTCTACCTCGGCGGCACGCTCCGCTTCAACGACGTCGTCGTGGACAAGCCCGGCACCTACCTGATCAAGGTGGCCTACGTCAGCGGTGACCCCCGGTCGGTCGGCATCTCCGCGAACGGCGGCGGCGCCACCCGGCACAAGTTCCCCTCCACCGGCGACTGGGGGACCGCCGAGACGGTCAGTGTGCCCGTGACGCTCAAGGCGGGTGCCAACACGGTCACCTTCGACAGCGGCGCCGGCTACGCCCCGGACATCGACCGGATCGACGTACCGAAGTCGTCCTGAACGCACCCCGGGCGCCCGCCCACGACTGCCAGGAGCCCGCCATGGACACCGCCCCGTCCGACCGCCTGCCCAGACGCAGCCTGCTCGCCCTCGCCGCGGCGACCGGAGCCCTCACCACGCTGCCCGCCTTCACCGCGTCGGCCGCACCGCAACGCCCCACCGACTCGCCGCTGAGCGAGGGCAGTTCACGCCACCAGCTGTGGTGGCAGGCCCCCGCCGACGAGCACTCCATG of the Streptomyces sp. T12 genome contains:
- a CDS encoding carbohydrate-binding protein, yielding MRSSSYSVMPARTLRAVVVLALAAGVTAAVPAAQAETAAPALAAKPYMGWSSWSMQSSKYPGLNPDGDYSYLTEANVLKQAGALAAKLKKYGYEYVNIDAGWWRDKAWKPGFDRYGRQQADPVRFPSGMKALADRIHAKGLKAGIYLPVGLEKEAYGDGKVPIWNADGCTTADIVHDDLRTTNGWDSAYKLDFSDPCAQKYVDSQASMFADWGYDFLKLDGVGPGSGKNGDQYDNVADVAAWQKAIAATGRPIHLELSWSLDIGRVADWKKHSQGWRIDTDVECYCNTLVSWENSVDDRWDDAPAWTRHAGPGGWNDLDSLDVGNGEMDGLTKAERQSYATLWAIAKSPLYTGDDLTRLDSYGLSLLTNREVIAVNQGATPPARPVTPSDPQQVWAAKNPDGTYTVALFNLADAPAAVTAHWASLGFTGKAAVRDLWNHENLGSYTNKITQALPAHGSRLFTVTPRGSALTTTAYEAESPANTLGGNASVADCSACSDGRKVGNLYLGGTLRFNDVVVDKPGTYLIKVAYVSGDPRSVGISANGGGATRHKFPSTGDWGTAETVSVPVTLKAGANTVTFDSGAGYAPDIDRIDVPKSS
- a CDS encoding serine hydrolase, producing the protein MVSASVVRGTAAAAALVSLLAVPAHAATREPGTTTADASARALAEPDVTGVWNVLNTVRRQGAPGAMARLDDRDTIHWAAVGVADRKSGRAISNADRFRIGSVTKVFSAVVLLQLVDEKKLKLDAPVNRYLPGLLPDDRITVRHVLSHRSGLHDYTNEMFARTVPGFEAVRTKVFTYRQLVNRSLSKPRTTEPGGAYSYSNTNFVVAGMLIEKLTGHWVGTEYKDRIIDPLKLRDTFYVHPGTKIPGRHARGYLTPDAAGAALVDSTEQTVSWAQSAGAMISSTRDLNTFLSALLGGRLTSGAQLAQMERWVPSGTSQAYGLGLRRRDLSCGVSVYGHTGAVQGYYTYAFASKDGRRSLAAVANTSNNGTVLNSMLGTLESAFCGKQTKAQRGSAPVERHEDVAPGVPLGVNPS
- a CDS encoding ROK family transcriptional regulator, whose amino-acid sequence is MTSTRRAETFPANTPAASQIFTTVLSHGPLTRLEVARRAGLSPAAVTKAVRPLIEAGYLVEDADEPARPALGRPANPVRVDGGRALFIGVKVTGDEIIGVLTDLCCRIRVARHAPLADREPKGVLASVAELAGELLAEAGDLGVPVLGLGIAVSGDVDRGAGVVRYSPFLEWRDVPLAELAATTTGLPVTVDNDVRALTVAEQWFGAGVGLSDFAVVTVGAGIGCGLVVHGRVVAGAHGVAGEIGHVTVDPAGPPCHCGNRGCVEAIAGDAAIVRRIRETTGVQVADAAEAVELAHRGNAGAREAYARAGEAIGRGIATVANLLGPERVIISGEGLAAHDLFAEQIRDAFAAAAFGSAAHCDVQTRPLPFDEWARGAAATAIQSFIRADQQQ
- a CDS encoding CAP domain-containing protein, whose product is MNELVPGGNLPLPGGSVSVRVTGPFDVSALVTDDSGKVRGDADFVFYNQPSAPGARLHGDTLTLDPLRLRPGATRVTVVVSPADPGTPLGRLPSPTLQVTGPGGHPIARFAPPRPRQETVLLLAEIYRRGGGWKLRALGQGYADGLAGLARDFGVDVIEDATPSPVPSAPAPPSPVAPPAPPPAAPPMPTAPPVPPARPSMQTLSAVSTPHAPFPDRDGFLGLVNSARAEAGSPPVTLDARLASAAQAHASAMAAAGRLGVEGRDGVSVYQRITTAGYAYLTVGEHLVSGPRTPAEFVAYCLRTEHPRRTLHDPAFTHAALAHVTGGRSGDTYWTALWARPLTPGDLSRTAAEVVELTNRERAGAGLRPLSVDPVLTTAAQAYSADMAARAFYSHTSPEGGQPWDRAAAAGSTRRSIGENIACGQRSPAEVVEGWMNSPGHRANILKRDFTHLGIGFAGGGPAGTYWTQLFGA